The Cyclobacteriaceae bacterium genome includes a region encoding these proteins:
- a CDS encoding amidohydrolase, with protein MKNILILCLILPVMVFGQVNPKLQSKLEAQAKAIESKMIEWRRHFHEFPELSNRETNTGKYIADYLKTLGIEVQYPVAKNGAVGILKGAKPGPVIALRADIDGLPVTERGSLPFASKVKTIYNGQETGVMHACGHDSHTAILMAVADILSKNRNDLKGTIKFIFQPAEEGVPADEEGGADLMVKEGVLDNPKVDVIFGLHISSVTTLGTLTYRSGGIMAAADTYSVKVKGVQSHGAFPWASVDPIVVSSQIIMGFQTIISRQTELTKEAAVISVGRIQAGIRENIIPEEAFFAGTIRTLDVEMQEKIHEKMKLTATKIAEASGATAEVTIRKFTPVTYNDPALTIKAVPSLVRAAGSDQVAIVHAVTGAEDFAYYQRKVPGFFFFVGAMSPDQDPKKAPSHHTPDFFIDERAFITGLKAMLNLTVDYMYMPQK; from the coding sequence ATGAAAAATATTTTAATTCTTTGTTTGATTCTGCCCGTTATGGTATTCGGGCAGGTAAATCCTAAACTTCAAAGCAAGCTCGAAGCTCAGGCGAAGGCGATTGAATCGAAGATGATCGAATGGCGACGCCACTTTCATGAGTTTCCTGAATTGTCGAATCGCGAAACCAATACAGGAAAGTACATCGCAGATTATTTAAAGACATTGGGAATTGAAGTTCAGTATCCCGTTGCGAAAAACGGAGCAGTTGGAATTTTAAAAGGCGCAAAGCCCGGTCCTGTTATAGCCTTACGTGCTGATATTGATGGACTTCCTGTAACAGAAAGAGGCAGCTTACCTTTTGCTTCCAAAGTAAAAACAATTTACAACGGACAGGAAACTGGTGTAATGCATGCATGCGGACATGATTCGCATACAGCGATCTTGATGGCTGTGGCAGACATACTTTCAAAAAACAGAAATGATCTGAAGGGTACGATCAAATTTATATTTCAACCTGCAGAAGAAGGAGTGCCAGCTGATGAAGAAGGTGGTGCAGACCTGATGGTGAAAGAAGGTGTACTCGACAATCCTAAAGTCGATGTCATTTTTGGTTTACATATTTCATCCGTCACGACATTGGGAACATTGACCTATCGTTCCGGTGGAATAATGGCAGCGGCGGATACCTATTCTGTTAAGGTAAAAGGAGTTCAGTCACACGGTGCATTTCCATGGGCAAGTGTTGATCCTATTGTTGTTTCATCACAGATCATCATGGGATTTCAAACGATCATCAGTCGTCAGACAGAATTAACGAAAGAAGCGGCGGTGATCAGTGTTGGAAGAATTCAGGCAGGCATTCGCGAGAACATCATTCCTGAAGAAGCATTTTTCGCTGGAACAATTCGCACGCTTGATGTAGAGATGCAGGAAAAAATTCATGAAAAAATGAAACTGACGGCAACCAAGATAGCTGAAGCATCAGGAGCAACAGCAGAAGTGACAATCAGAAAATTCACTCCTGTCACCTATAATGATCCAGCATTGACCATCAAAGCAGTTCCAAGTCTTGTCAGAGCAGCCGGATCAGATCAGGTAGCGATCGTTCATGCAGTAACGGGCGCAGAGGATTTCGCTTACTATCAAAGGAAAGTTCCTGGATTCTTTTTCTTTGTCGGCGCTATGTCACCCGATCAGGATCCAAAAAAAGCTCCTTCACATCATACTCCGGATTTCTTTATTGATGAAAGAGCTTTTATTACCGGCCTGAAAGCTATGCTGAATCTTACGGTAGATTACATGTATATGCCCCAGAAATAA
- a CDS encoding amino acid permease: MSNTENSGKIGLWTSTALVVGNMIGSGVFLLPASLAAFGSIGLLGWIGSSAGAIVLAILYSNLSKIFPKLTGGPYAYSRVGLGDFAGFLVAWGYWVSIWCTNAAISVAFVSYLTVFFPVLKTNSLLALGTGLSAIWFLTWINTRGVKEAGAVQFITTILKVTPLIAVSIVGLFYMNFDHFSQFNISGKSDFAAITATATLTLFAFLGLESATIPSGNIENPEKTIPRATMIGTWVTILIYVLGSVTVIGMIPVTELKDSSAPFADAAALIWGDQARYWVAAGAIISTFGALNGWILIQGQMPMAAAKDRLFPAIFKKENGKGIPAMGIIISSLLISVLMMTNFTNGLTDTFTFMVLMTTVTILVPYLFSAASYGVIILENKFWKRDSISQIIIAVLGFLFSLWAILGSGQETVYWGFIAILAGIPFYVWMKREHHD; the protein is encoded by the coding sequence ATGAGTAACACAGAAAACTCCGGAAAGATCGGCTTATGGACCAGCACCGCATTGGTGGTTGGAAACATGATCGGTTCAGGAGTTTTTTTACTTCCGGCGTCACTTGCTGCGTTTGGTTCTATCGGGTTATTGGGCTGGATCGGATCCTCAGCGGGCGCTATTGTTTTGGCCATTCTTTACAGTAATCTGAGTAAGATCTTTCCCAAATTGACGGGTGGGCCTTATGCATATTCAAGAGTTGGCCTTGGTGACTTTGCAGGATTTTTAGTGGCGTGGGGATATTGGGTTTCTATCTGGTGTACCAACGCAGCGATCTCGGTCGCTTTCGTAAGTTATCTCACGGTTTTTTTTCCTGTCCTCAAAACAAATTCTCTTCTCGCATTAGGTACTGGCCTTAGTGCGATATGGTTTCTAACATGGATCAACACGCGGGGGGTTAAAGAAGCGGGTGCTGTTCAGTTCATTACTACGATATTAAAAGTGACACCGTTGATTGCGGTTTCAATCGTTGGACTTTTTTACATGAACTTCGATCACTTCAGTCAGTTTAACATCAGCGGTAAATCTGATTTTGCGGCGATCACAGCAACAGCAACATTGACTCTTTTTGCTTTCCTTGGTTTGGAGAGTGCCACAATTCCATCCGGCAACATTGAGAATCCTGAAAAGACCATTCCGCGGGCAACGATGATCGGAACGTGGGTAACAATTTTGATTTACGTTTTAGGATCAGTAACGGTTATAGGAATGATCCCGGTAACGGAATTAAAAGATTCAAGCGCACCTTTTGCAGATGCAGCAGCATTGATTTGGGGAGATCAGGCACGTTACTGGGTTGCTGCAGGTGCAATCATTTCAACCTTTGGAGCATTGAACGGCTGGATATTAATACAAGGTCAGATGCCAATGGCGGCAGCCAAAGACAGATTGTTTCCTGCGATCTTCAAAAAGGAAAATGGAAAAGGAATTCCAGCTATGGGAATAATTATTTCCAGTCTTCTTATCTCTGTTTTAATGATGACGAATTTTACTAACGGACTTACAGACACTTTTACTTTTATGGTGCTGATGACCACCGTCACGATTTTAGTTCCATATCTTTTTTCAGCAGCTTCATATGGTGTGATTATTCTTGAGAATAAGTTCTGGAAACGCGATTCCATCAGTCAGATCATCATTGCTGTGCTGGGATTTCTGTTTTCATTGTGGGCAATTCTTGGATCAGGACAAGAGACAGTCTATTGGGGGTTCATAGCAATACTTGCAGGAATTCCTTTTTATGTTTGGATGAAGAGAGAACACCATGACTAA
- a CDS encoding DUF2157 domain-containing protein: MTRETPKELFEKGLITEEQFKKIDLIVSGKIVSVFYELRSLLYLGVMLFTAGVGILIYQNIGELGHLLAIITLSVLTVICFWYVFRHALPYSNGEIKAPTPYFDYIVLLGSLLFISVQGYLQFQFGWLDENLGISTLITAAFFFFIAYRFDHLGVLSLAITALASFWSISISPQKWYSGNFFSGPHIYTTAIIFGSTVGGIAVLLDKKGIKKHFTFTYLNFCTLIFFVGSIAGLFSSEIYFFYVILIYAGCAFAYYIARWEKSFLFMLYAFIAAYIATTYLLAETIFRDAIEIWFLYSIASCGGFIYFLISYRKHFNQKS, encoded by the coding sequence ATGACCCGAGAAACTCCGAAAGAACTTTTTGAAAAGGGACTCATCACAGAAGAACAGTTCAAAAAAATTGATCTTATCGTTTCAGGAAAGATCGTTTCTGTTTTTTATGAATTAAGATCGTTGCTGTATCTCGGCGTGATGCTTTTTACAGCCGGAGTTGGAATTCTTATCTATCAGAATATTGGCGAGCTGGGACATTTGCTGGCTATAATCACCTTATCTGTGTTGACGGTGATATGTTTTTGGTATGTTTTCCGTCATGCACTGCCCTATTCAAATGGAGAGATAAAGGCACCCACACCCTACTTTGATTATATCGTTTTACTGGGAAGTCTTTTGTTTATTTCTGTGCAAGGTTATTTGCAGTTTCAATTTGGATGGCTGGATGAAAACCTTGGGATCAGCACATTAATTACGGCAGCATTCTTTTTCTTTATTGCCTATCGCTTCGATCATTTAGGGGTTTTATCCTTGGCGATTACTGCACTGGCATCTTTCTGGAGTATCAGCATATCTCCGCAGAAGTGGTATAGCGGCAATTTCTTTTCAGGTCCTCACATTTATACAACAGCAATCATTTTTGGCTCAACGGTAGGAGGGATTGCTGTGCTTCTGGATAAAAAAGGAATCAAGAAGCACTTTACGTTTACGTATCTGAATTTTTGTACCCTTATCTTTTTTGTTGGTTCGATAGCGGGATTATTTTCGAGTGAGATTTATTTCTTTTATGTGATATTGATCTATGCCGGATGTGCATTTGCCTACTACATCGCACGGTGGGAAAAATCATTCCTGTTCATGCTTTACGCATTCATTGCAGCTTATATCGCCACGACTTACCTTTTGGCAGAAACAATTTTTCGCGATGCGATTGAAATCTGGTTCCTCTATTCAATAGCCTCTTGTGGAGGATTCATTTATTTCCTGATCTCCTACAGAAAGCATTTTAATCAAAAGTCATGA
- a CDS encoding amidohydrolase — MKSYLALVLTCLTTITVAQKLKSNPNKDFVIKSVEKHQQELIGMSDRIWAYAETALKEYKSAKELADYAEAQGFTVKRGVSGMPTAFTAEYGSGKPVIGIMGEFDALPGISQKAQSTREALEPGAPGHGCGHNMFGPGSLGAAVAIKELMQQGKLKGTIRFFGTPAEEAVGGKIYMARDGLFKDVDVCLDWHPAAENNANTQSSQAIIDFVVEFKGLAAHAAADPWNGKSAVDGLEAFTHGVNLLREHVRPSVRMHYAIVSGGDVPNVVPEYAKVWMWVRDSKRTGIEEVFARVKEIAKGAAIIAGVESKVTVQTGDYEILVNLKGAQTLQKNLEILGPIVYTPEETAFAKKIQEAQGAKQTGLDGAIHPLKETKETPVGGSTDVGDISWIVPEITLEATTAPANTAWHGWSVVACGGMSIGHKGMMLAAKSLAMTMVDLYENEQLRKDIRAEFDKRVAGEIYKAYIPDGPPPIPKEGAKN; from the coding sequence ATGAAATCATACCTCGCCCTGGTATTAACCTGTCTGACAACGATAACGGTTGCTCAAAAACTCAAGTCAAACCCTAACAAAGACTTCGTTATTAAATCTGTTGAAAAGCATCAGCAGGAACTGATCGGTATGAGTGACAGGATCTGGGCTTATGCAGAGACAGCACTCAAGGAATATAAATCTGCTAAAGAACTTGCAGACTATGCAGAAGCGCAGGGTTTTACCGTGAAGCGTGGCGTTTCAGGAATGCCAACAGCTTTCACAGCTGAATATGGTTCGGGTAAACCAGTGATCGGCATCATGGGAGAGTTCGATGCTTTGCCAGGCATTTCACAAAAGGCACAATCAACCCGTGAAGCTTTGGAACCCGGCGCACCCGGACACGGATGTGGTCACAACATGTTTGGACCGGGGAGTCTTGGTGCTGCGGTTGCAATTAAAGAGTTGATGCAGCAGGGAAAACTAAAAGGAACTATCCGGTTTTTCGGAACACCAGCAGAAGAAGCAGTGGGAGGAAAAATCTATATGGCACGCGATGGCTTGTTTAAAGATGTCGACGTGTGTCTCGACTGGCATCCCGCAGCGGAAAACAATGCTAATACACAAAGCTCACAGGCAATCATTGACTTTGTTGTTGAGTTTAAAGGTCTAGCTGCTCACGCTGCCGCCGATCCATGGAATGGTAAAAGTGCTGTTGATGGTCTGGAAGCATTCACGCATGGTGTAAATCTTTTGCGTGAACATGTTCGCCCAAGTGTTCGCATGCACTATGCGATTGTATCAGGTGGTGATGTTCCCAACGTCGTTCCGGAGTATGCAAAGGTTTGGATGTGGGTACGTGATTCCAAAAGAACTGGTATTGAAGAAGTGTTTGCACGTGTGAAAGAGATTGCAAAAGGTGCAGCCATCATCGCCGGTGTTGAATCTAAAGTCACAGTGCAAACAGGTGATTATGAAATTCTGGTGAATCTTAAGGGAGCACAGACATTGCAAAAAAATCTCGAAATACTGGGACCTATCGTTTATACACCTGAAGAAACTGCTTTTGCGAAAAAGATTCAGGAAGCACAAGGCGCGAAGCAAACAGGACTCGATGGTGCCATTCATCCATTGAAAGAAACCAAGGAAACTCCTGTCGGAGGGTCAACCGATGTTGGAGATATTAGTTGGATCGTTCCCGAAATAACTCTTGAAGCAACAACAGCTCCGGCAAATACGGCATGGCATGGTTGGTCCGTAGTGGCGTGCGGTGGAATGTCTATCGGACATAAAGGAATGATGCTGGCGGCAAAATCCCTTGCCATGACGATGGTTGATCTTTATGAAAACGAACAATTGCGCAAGGATATTCGTGCGGAGTTTGATAAGCGTGTGGCGGGTGAAATTTATAAGGCATACATTCCCGATGGGCCTCCACCAATACCGAAAGAAGGAGCAAAGAACTGA
- a CDS encoding S9 family peptidase, which yields MRKIISVFFLACFFQGYTQTVPTFEQIISLRGVGNPVLSPDGKQIAFTVGTTDWNENRFDTEIWISNDGRKPFQLTNTSKGSSTNVSFSPDGQWIAFLSDRGNKSQIHVMRADGGEARAVTKEEESVGGFEWLPSGTGFIFSKQEKEDKNKKEIEKRYGGFETDDKEFTLSHLWQVDFNTDPRDPSELPCYQTVDSLKVKSGCIQFPKAKRLTEGKFTVSSFLISPDGKTIAFNHQPDPLINSFSKSDISTIDIASRKTTKLISNLSSDGVEEWSPDSKELIYTTNLSDSTSNFYTNSKVFIVKLADKTSRQVAIDFDEDLGGGFNWKSSGIYFTVFNKTKRPIYKLDPGTGIVSVFMNTPDQIYGLSFAKLADKFAFTGRNGDELNEVYVSPFASPAPKKITEMTSQLSSWKLGTSEVISWKSKDGATIEGVLHKPKNYDPSKKYPLLVVIHGGPTGIDTPTPVPSYVYPIVQWLEKGCLVLRPNYRGSAGYGEKFRSLNVKNLGVGDSWDILSGVDYLDKKGMIDKNKMGCMGWSQGGYISAFLTTTSNVFKGISVGAGISDWMTYYVSTDIHPFTRQYLKATPWSDQAIYNKTSPMFYINQAKTPTLIQHGEFDRRVPISNAYQLLQGLRDKDVKAELIVYKGFGHGISKPKERLAATWHNWQWFNKYVWGENVELPTGNEK from the coding sequence ATGAGAAAAATAATTTCAGTCTTTTTCCTTGCCTGTTTTTTCCAGGGCTATACTCAAACGGTTCCGACTTTTGAACAAATCATATCTCTTCGTGGTGTGGGAAATCCTGTTCTTTCACCCGATGGAAAACAAATTGCCTTTACAGTAGGAACAACAGATTGGAATGAGAATCGCTTTGATACAGAGATATGGATTTCCAATGATGGAAGGAAACCTTTTCAACTAACGAATACCAGCAAAGGAAGCAGTACGAATGTTTCCTTCTCACCCGATGGACAATGGATTGCATTTTTATCAGATCGGGGAAACAAATCACAGATTCATGTAATGCGTGCAGATGGCGGTGAAGCGCGCGCTGTAACAAAAGAAGAAGAGTCCGTTGGAGGATTTGAATGGCTTCCATCCGGCACCGGATTTATTTTTTCCAAGCAGGAAAAAGAAGACAAGAATAAAAAGGAAATTGAAAAACGCTATGGCGGATTTGAAACGGATGACAAAGAATTCACTCTTTCACATTTATGGCAGGTGGACTTCAACACAGATCCCCGTGATCCATCAGAGCTACCCTGTTATCAAACTGTTGATTCATTGAAAGTAAAATCAGGATGCATTCAGTTTCCTAAAGCAAAGCGGCTAACAGAAGGAAAATTTACAGTCAGCTCTTTTTTAATTTCTCCTGATGGCAAAACCATTGCCTTCAACCATCAACCGGATCCACTGATCAATTCATTTTCAAAGTCAGACATTTCAACGATAGACATTGCTTCAAGAAAAACCACAAAACTGATTTCCAACCTCAGTTCAGACGGAGTGGAAGAATGGTCACCCGACTCCAAAGAATTGATTTACACTACGAATCTGTCGGACTCGACTTCAAACTTTTACACCAACTCTAAAGTATTTATTGTAAAGCTGGCAGATAAAACTTCACGGCAAGTGGCTATAGATTTTGATGAAGATCTTGGTGGAGGCTTTAACTGGAAATCGTCAGGCATTTATTTCACAGTCTTTAATAAAACAAAAAGACCAATCTATAAGCTTGATCCAGGAACCGGTATAGTTTCAGTTTTTATGAATACACCGGACCAGATCTATGGACTTAGCTTTGCAAAGCTTGCAGATAAATTTGCTTTCACCGGACGCAATGGCGACGAACTGAATGAAGTTTATGTTTCACCGTTTGCTTCTCCTGCACCAAAGAAGATCACTGAAATGACTTCACAGCTTAGTTCATGGAAGCTGGGTACCAGTGAAGTGATCAGTTGGAAAAGCAAGGATGGTGCAACCATTGAAGGAGTTCTTCATAAACCTAAAAATTATGATCCTTCAAAGAAATATCCACTGCTGGTCGTGATCCATGGTGGACCCACAGGCATCGACACACCCACACCGGTTCCATCTTACGTTTATCCAATTGTTCAATGGCTTGAAAAAGGATGTTTGGTATTGCGTCCTAACTATCGCGGATCAGCGGGGTATGGTGAGAAGTTCAGATCGTTGAATGTTAAAAATCTTGGAGTAGGTGATTCGTGGGACATTCTTTCAGGTGTTGATTATCTTGATAAGAAGGGCATGATCGATAAAAATAAAATGGGTTGTATGGGTTGGAGTCAAGGCGGGTATATCTCTGCTTTCTTAACAACGACCAGCAATGTGTTCAAAGGAATTTCTGTGGGTGCGGGAATTTCAGATTGGATGACTTATTATGTGAGTACTGACATTCATCCTTTCACACGTCAGTATTTGAAAGCAACACCCTGGAGCGATCAGGCGATCTACAATAAGACCTCTCCTATGTTTTACATCAATCAGGCGAAGACACCAACATTAATTCAACATGGTGAATTTGATAGAAGAGTACCGATCTCCAACGCATATCAACTGCTTCAGGGACTTCGCGATAAGGATGTCAAAGCAGAATTAATTGTTTATAAAGGGTTTGGTCATGGAATCTCAAAACCAAAAGAAAGATTAGCAGCAACATGGCACAACTGGCAATGGTTTAATAAATATGTGTGGGGAGAGAATGTAGAGTTGCCTACTGGAAATGAAAAATAA
- a CDS encoding S9 family peptidase, whose product MKAYFKILILVFITTVTFAQSKKAIVAGDLMKIATTQQIQISPDGTKAVMVIARKAVKNDNEYYYTRHLSLIDLAGTKEPIQLTFGDKMDGSPQWSPDGTQIAFVRTDGDKSQVWILPLSGGEAHVVTKSEHGASNPKWSPDGKRILYSSSIPIYSIEGGIPTPYSYERPGRKPGDEPNFKGMKADERKRTTTTPDGNLEEVRAWLSKNASESNPRVLTRQNFQGELNLSPDEDFAHLFVKTIAHDEKATQLTTGYQDFQNAEWSPDGKSIICTSRVYKIHPDRERDSDLWIIDVNSKTAKEFLTWKDYSISNPVYSPDGTQILFSATSIVDRHATQNQMAVIGVNGGAPQLITASLDRDVSNPAWSADGKTIYFTSQTEGVIPVFSVPAKGGTITKVISGQSGVNDFDLNGDKIVYALTETKNPWEVYLFNLKDKATRQLTKLNEGWIKDKQVSVPKENWITRPDGTKVQYWVMDPIGKKDGTKYPTITNIHGGPTAMWGPGIFSMWHEFQLETSWGYGLVYCNPRGSGGYGDKFKKANFKNWGAGPAGDILGSLDDAMVKNLWIDKDQLFVEGGSYAGYMVAWLISHDNRFKAANAQRGVYDLTTFMGEGNAWSLVPNDFGGYPWEPETKKILDSESPYSYVKNINTPLLIIHGDQDLRTGTIQGEMLYKSLKILGKQVEYIRYPKEGHELTRSGNPGRMMDHMLRVIEFFERYVKHPEPAAATMK is encoded by the coding sequence ATGAAAGCATACTTTAAAATTCTGATCCTTGTCTTTATAACGACGGTCACTTTCGCACAAAGCAAAAAAGCAATTGTCGCAGGAGACCTGATGAAGATCGCAACAACCCAGCAGATACAGATATCTCCTGATGGAACGAAAGCTGTAATGGTCATCGCACGAAAAGCTGTGAAGAATGATAATGAGTATTATTACACAAGACATCTTTCGCTCATTGATCTTGCAGGAACAAAGGAACCTATACAATTGACTTTTGGAGATAAAATGGATGGTTCTCCGCAATGGTCTCCTGATGGAACACAAATCGCTTTCGTCAGAACTGATGGAGATAAATCGCAGGTTTGGATCTTGCCCCTCAGCGGCGGTGAAGCTCATGTTGTGACGAAATCAGAACATGGTGCATCCAATCCAAAATGGTCTCCCGACGGAAAAAGAATTTTATACTCATCTTCTATTCCCATCTATTCAATTGAAGGTGGAATTCCAACTCCTTACTCTTACGAGCGTCCGGGACGAAAACCTGGAGACGAACCCAACTTTAAAGGAATGAAAGCGGATGAAAGAAAAAGGACGACAACAACGCCTGACGGAAATCTTGAAGAAGTTCGTGCATGGCTTTCAAAAAATGCCAGTGAAAGTAATCCCCGTGTTTTAACCAGGCAGAATTTTCAAGGAGAGCTGAATCTTTCACCAGATGAAGACTTTGCACATTTATTTGTGAAGACGATTGCTCACGATGAAAAAGCAACTCAATTAACAACGGGTTATCAGGATTTTCAGAATGCGGAGTGGTCACCGGATGGTAAAAGTATTATCTGTACTTCCCGTGTTTATAAAATTCATCCTGACCGCGAGCGCGACAGTGATCTGTGGATCATCGATGTGAATTCAAAAACAGCGAAGGAATTTTTGACGTGGAAAGATTACAGCATTTCAAATCCTGTTTATTCTCCTGATGGAACGCAGATTTTATTTTCAGCAACTTCTATTGTTGACCGCCATGCAACGCAGAATCAAATGGCTGTGATCGGAGTTAATGGAGGCGCACCTCAATTGATCACAGCATCATTGGATCGTGATGTAAGCAATCCAGCGTGGTCAGCGGATGGCAAGACAATCTATTTTACTTCTCAGACAGAAGGTGTGATTCCTGTTTTTAGTGTTCCTGCAAAAGGAGGAACAATTACGAAAGTTATATCAGGTCAGAGTGGTGTAAACGATTTTGATTTGAATGGGGATAAGATCGTGTATGCGTTGACAGAAACAAAAAACCCCTGGGAAGTCTATCTTTTTAATTTGAAGGACAAAGCAACTCGCCAGCTTACAAAACTGAATGAAGGTTGGATAAAGGATAAGCAGGTAAGTGTTCCAAAGGAAAATTGGATTACGAGACCTGATGGAACGAAAGTTCAGTACTGGGTTATGGATCCCATTGGAAAGAAAGACGGAACAAAGTATCCAACGATTACTAACATTCATGGTGGACCTACAGCAATGTGGGGACCAGGAATATTTTCTATGTGGCATGAATTTCAACTGGAAACCAGCTGGGGTTATGGTTTGGTCTATTGCAATCCTCGCGGAAGTGGAGGTTATGGAGACAAATTCAAGAAAGCGAATTTCAAAAACTGGGGAGCGGGTCCTGCTGGCGACATCCTAGGATCGTTGGATGATGCGATGGTAAAAAATTTATGGATTGATAAAGATCAACTCTTTGTAGAAGGCGGGAGTTATGCAGGCTATATGGTTGCCTGGCTTATCAGTCATGATAATCGTTTCAAGGCGGCTAATGCTCAGCGCGGCGTTTATGATTTAACAACTTTTATGGGTGAGGGAAATGCCTGGAGCCTTGTACCAAATGACTTCGGAGGTTATCCGTGGGAACCAGAAACAAAGAAGATCCTTGATTCAGAATCACCTTATAGTTATGTAAAAAACATTAACACACCTCTTTTAATAATACATGGTGATCAGGATTTGCGCACGGGAACGATTCAGGGAGAGATGCTATATAAAAGTCTCAAAATTTTGGGAAAACAAGTTGAATACATCCGTTATCCGAAAGAAGGCCACGAACTCACACGAAGTGGTAATCCCGGAAGAATGATGGATCACATGTTGAGAGTGATAGAATTTTTTGAAAGATATGTGAAGCATCCTGAGCCAGCGGCAGCAACAATGAAGTAG
- a CDS encoding aspartate-semialdehyde dehydrogenase, with amino-acid sequence MKTVVVGATGLVGQEILKVMEERNFQFDELYLVASPKSVGKEIEFKKKKYTIIGMQEAVDLAADVAIFSAGGSTSLEWAPKFADRGTIVIDNSSAWRMDPSKKLVVPEINGHVIKIDDRIIANPNCSTIQMVMALAPLHVKYKLKRIVVSTYQSVTGTGKNAVEQLMNERKGITGGKVYPHPIDMNVLPHIDVFQDNGYTKEELKMVNETRKILGDTSIGVTATTVRVPAVGGHSEAVNAEFHKEFDLAEVRAILENTPGVIVSDDVKNNIYPMPIHSHGKDEVFVGRLRRDESQPKTLNMWVVADNLRKGAATNAVQIAEFMLEKNLVY; translated from the coding sequence ATGAAAACAGTTGTAGTGGGCGCGACCGGATTGGTTGGCCAGGAGATTTTGAAAGTTATGGAAGAACGCAACTTCCAATTTGATGAGTTGTATTTGGTAGCGTCGCCTAAGAGTGTTGGTAAGGAAATAGAATTTAAGAAGAAGAAGTATACAATCATTGGAATGCAAGAAGCTGTTGATCTGGCGGCTGATGTTGCTATTTTCTCAGCCGGCGGAAGTACTTCACTGGAGTGGGCGCCCAAGTTTGCTGACAGGGGTACGATCGTAATCGATAACTCCTCAGCATGGAGAATGGATCCTTCAAAAAAACTGGTGGTGCCTGAGATTAATGGACATGTGATAAAGATCGATGATCGCATCATTGCAAATCCAAATTGCTCAACCATTCAAATGGTAATGGCCTTGGCTCCGCTACATGTTAAATACAAACTGAAAAGAATTGTTGTTTCCACGTATCAATCTGTAACAGGCACAGGTAAGAATGCTGTTGAACAGTTAATGAATGAACGCAAGGGAATTACAGGAGGAAAAGTATATCCACATCCTATCGACATGAACGTGTTGCCTCACATCGATGTATTTCAGGATAATGGTTATACAAAAGAAGAGTTGAAAATGGTAAATGAAACCCGCAAGATTTTGGGTGACACTTCCATTGGTGTTACTGCCACTACTGTACGTGTGCCTGCAGTGGGTGGACACTCAGAGGCAGTGAATGCCGAGTTCCATAAAGAATTTGATCTTGCTGAAGTTCGCGCTATTCTTGAAAACACACCCGGTGTTATTGTATCTGATGATGTGAAGAACAACATATATCCTATGCCAATCCATTCACATGGAAAAGACGAAGTGTTTGTTGGCAGACTTCGTCGTGATGAATCTCAACCTAAAACATTGAATATGTGGGTCGTTGCTGATAATCTTAGAAAAGGCGCTGCGACCAATGCCGTTCAGATTGCTGAGTTTATGCTGGAGAAGAATCTGGTTTATTAA
- a CDS encoding TraR/DksA family transcriptional regulator, translated as MAHKQSKPAVQDDKTRYSDDELREFEDLIKGKLEKSKEEFRILKETLNRNNDAGTDSTSGGNTKVLEDGAETAEKENLSQLAARQLKYITNLENALVRIKNRTYGICTVTGKLIPKERLIAVPHTTQSIEAKMMQHD; from the coding sequence ATTGCACATAAGCAATCAAAGCCAGCAGTTCAGGATGACAAGACTCGTTATAGTGATGATGAGCTGAGAGAATTCGAAGACCTCATCAAGGGAAAACTGGAGAAATCCAAAGAGGAGTTTCGCATTCTGAAGGAGACATTGAATCGTAATAATGATGCGGGCACTGACAGTACTTCCGGAGGAAATACAAAGGTGCTTGAAGACGGAGCAGAAACTGCAGAGAAGGAAAATCTTAGCCAGCTGGCAGCTCGTCAATTAAAATACATCACCAATCTTGAAAATGCTTTGGTGCGTATCAAGAACAGAACATATGGCATTTGTACTGTGACTGGCAAATTGATCCCTAAAGAGAGATTGATTGCAGTGCCACACACAACACAATCCATTGAAGCTAAAATGATGCAGCACGATTAA